The SAR324 cluster bacterium genomic interval GTCAGGGAGTGAAACATGGAAAACATCATTGATGTCCGGCATGGGGTTATCCTGTATATGGAAAAAATTTCGGTCAGTTTTGATGGTTTCAAGGCCTTGAATGAACTGAGCCTGTATATCAATGATGGTGAGTTACGCTGTATCATTGGCCCTAACGGGGCCGGCAAAACCACCATGATGGATGTGATCACCGGCAAAACCAGACCCGATAGCGGTGTCATTTATTTTGGACAGAAGATTGATCTCACTCAACTTTCCGAAAATGAAATTGTTCAGACAGGGATCGGCAGAAAATTTCAAAAACCAACGGTTTATCAGGAACACACGGTGTTCGAAAATCTGGAGTTGTCTGTCAATTCCAACAAAAGCGTTTGGTTCAGCATGTTCGCTCAACTGACTCCGGAACAAAAGGATCGGATTGATTTTGTGCTCGAAACCATTGGACTCAAAGATGAAATCCATCGGAACGCGGGCTTGCTGTCTCACGGACAAAAACAATGGCTGGAAATCGGGATGCTGTTGATGCAGGACCCCCGACTGCTATTGGTCGATGAACCAGTGGCTGGAATGACTCCGCAGGAAATGGACAGAACCGCACAACTTCTGACCGATCTTGCGGGAAAACACTCGGTGGTTGTGGTGGAACATGACATGGAATTTATCCGCTCCATCGCACGGAATGTCACAGTGCTTCATGAAGGAAGCGTGTTGGCGGAAGGCACCATGGAAGACATTCAAAACAATGAACAGGTCATGGAAGTTTATTTGGGAAATTAAAAATTCGAGGAAGTTATGCTATCCATACAAGGATTGAATCAGTACTATGGTGAAAGTCATACCCTGTGGGATGTGGACTTGACAATAAAATCTGGAACATGCCTCTGTCTTATGGGAAGAAACGGTGTGGGAAAAACCACGCTGTTGAAAGCCATCATGGGACTGTTGCAAATTAAAAACGGCAGTATCAAACTGGATGAACAGGAACTTCAGGACAGTTCTTCGGATGTCCGGGTAAAAGCCGGTATCGGTTATGTCCCGCAAGGACGGGAAATCTTTCCGTTTTTGACCGTTGAGGAAAACCTCAAGGTGGGCCTGAGTGCCCGGCGTGACAAGGTCCGAACTGTTCCTGAAAAAATTTATGATCTGTTTCCGGTGCTCAAGGACATGGCAAACCGCAGAGGGGGAGACCTTTCAGGCGGTCAACAACAGCAACTGGCCATTGGCCGGGCGCTGGCCACCAATCCGGATCTGCTCATTCTGGATGAACCCACTGAAGGCATTCAGCCCAACATTGTTCATGATATTGGCGACATCATCATCAAACTGAATCAGGAAGAAAAACTGACAGTTTTGCTGGTCGAACAGAAACTTCCCTTTGCCCGGAGAGTTGCCAAAGAATTCTGTATCATGGAAAAAGGCCGTATTGTCGCCGGAGACTCGATTGATGCTCTGGATGACAAATTGATTCAGAAACACCTTGCTGTCTGAGAAAGCCTGTTTCTGAATTTCTTCCTGCTGTAAATAATTTGGTGATGAAATCCTGTGGCCCGCCACGATGTCATCCCCGTGAAAATGGGGATCCAGGAGTGCGCCGATGGATTCCGTGTCAAGCACGGAATGACACCGTGCGATGGCTTGAATAGGTTGCCGTCACCAGAAACAATTTCTTTATAAATTTAACCAGGAGATCCTTATGAAATTTTTCAGTAATACAAAATTAAAAACCCTGCTTGCCACCCTTGCGTTTACAAGTGCCAGCGGAATCGCATTGGCGCATACCAATATGCTGGAACATGGTGGTTTGCTGGAAGGCTCCCTGCATCCGTTCACAGGCATGGACCACCTGCTGGCCATGCTGGTTCTCGGATTATGGGCCGTTC includes:
- the urtD gene encoding urea ABC transporter ATP-binding protein UrtD; its protein translation is MENIIDVRHGVILYMEKISVSFDGFKALNELSLYINDGELRCIIGPNGAGKTTMMDVITGKTRPDSGVIYFGQKIDLTQLSENEIVQTGIGRKFQKPTVYQEHTVFENLELSVNSNKSVWFSMFAQLTPEQKDRIDFVLETIGLKDEIHRNAGLLSHGQKQWLEIGMLLMQDPRLLLVDEPVAGMTPQEMDRTAQLLTDLAGKHSVVVVEHDMEFIRSIARNVTVLHEGSVLAEGTMEDIQNNEQVMEVYLGN
- the urtE gene encoding urea ABC transporter ATP-binding subunit UrtE, whose product is MLSIQGLNQYYGESHTLWDVDLTIKSGTCLCLMGRNGVGKTTLLKAIMGLLQIKNGSIKLDEQELQDSSSDVRVKAGIGYVPQGREIFPFLTVEENLKVGLSARRDKVRTVPEKIYDLFPVLKDMANRRGGDLSGGQQQQLAIGRALATNPDLLILDEPTEGIQPNIVHDIGDIIIKLNQEEKLTVLLVEQKLPFARRVAKEFCIMEKGRIVAGDSIDALDDKLIQKHLAV